One Pseudonocardia abyssalis DNA segment encodes these proteins:
- a CDS encoding pentapeptide repeat-containing protein, with protein sequence MRELTADCARCTALCCVVPAFAASADFAIDKPAGTPCPNLRPDHGCGIHTSLRDRGFPGCTVYDCFGAGQQVVQVTFGGRPDARVAAVFPTMRVLHELLAFETAALAMGTALDDDLRRARDETLRLSDGTPDALAALDPSAHRAEVAGLLRAVSALVRDPAGPDHAGADLVGSRLRDLRRGCLRGAVLLGADLRGADLRGADVLGADLRGADLSGADLTGALFCVQAQLDAARGDGATVLPAGTGRPAHWAPGDGGPG encoded by the coding sequence GTGCGGGAGCTGACGGCCGACTGCGCGCGCTGCACGGCGCTGTGCTGCGTCGTCCCCGCGTTCGCCGCCTCGGCCGACTTCGCGATCGACAAGCCCGCCGGGACGCCGTGCCCGAACCTGCGGCCCGACCACGGCTGCGGCATCCACACCTCCCTGCGCGACCGGGGGTTCCCCGGCTGCACCGTCTACGACTGCTTCGGCGCGGGGCAGCAGGTCGTCCAGGTGACGTTCGGCGGGCGCCCCGACGCCCGCGTCGCCGCGGTCTTCCCGACGATGCGGGTGCTGCACGAGCTGCTGGCGTTCGAGACCGCGGCCCTGGCGATGGGGACGGCGCTCGACGACGACCTGCGCCGCGCCCGCGACGAGACGCTGCGCCTGTCCGACGGCACCCCCGACGCGCTCGCCGCGCTCGACCCGTCGGCGCACCGGGCGGAGGTGGCGGGGCTGCTGCGCGCGGTGAGTGCGCTGGTCCGCGACCCGGCGGGCCCCGACCACGCCGGCGCGGACCTCGTCGGGTCCCGCCTGCGCGACCTGCGCCGCGGCTGCCTGCGCGGGGCCGTCCTGCTCGGGGCGGACCTGCGCGGAGCCGACCTGCGCGGGGCGGACGTGCTGGGCGCCGACCTGCGCGGCGCCGACCTGTCCGGCGCCGACCTCACGGGTGCCCTGTTCTGCGTGCAGGCCCAGCTCGACGCGGCCCGC
- a CDS encoding 6-phosphofructokinase, which produces MRVGVLTGGGDCPGLNAVIRAIVRKGVPEYGYSFVGFRDGWRGPLEALTKPLDIPAVRGLLPRGGTILGSSRTNPFAIEGGVEKIRTNLQNLGVDALIAIGGEDTLGVATKLHEIGVNVIGVPKTIDNDLSGTDYTFGFDTAVNIAMEAIDRLHTTAESHHRALIVEVMGRHAGWIALHAGMAGGANIILIPEVPFDIEQVCTWVESRFRLDYAPIIVVSEGAKPKDRDESLLNEEKDAFGHVRLGGIGDWLAREIEARTGKEARTTVLGHVQRGGTPTARDRWLATRFGLHAIDAVHRGDWGQMTALRGTDITMVPLSEATKELKVVDPALYAEAEVFFG; this is translated from the coding sequence ATGCGCGTCGGCGTGCTCACCGGTGGTGGCGACTGCCCCGGACTGAACGCGGTCATCCGGGCGATCGTCCGCAAGGGCGTCCCCGAGTACGGCTACTCGTTCGTCGGCTTCCGCGACGGCTGGCGCGGGCCGCTGGAGGCCCTCACCAAGCCCCTGGACATCCCCGCCGTCCGGGGCCTGCTCCCCCGCGGCGGCACGATCCTCGGCTCCTCGCGCACCAACCCGTTCGCGATCGAGGGCGGTGTCGAGAAGATCCGCACCAACCTGCAGAACCTCGGCGTCGACGCCCTCATCGCGATCGGCGGCGAGGACACCCTCGGCGTCGCGACGAAACTGCACGAGATCGGCGTCAACGTCATCGGGGTGCCGAAGACGATCGACAACGACCTCTCCGGCACCGACTACACCTTCGGCTTCGACACCGCGGTGAACATCGCGATGGAGGCCATCGACCGGCTGCACACCACCGCCGAGTCGCACCACCGCGCGCTCATCGTCGAGGTCATGGGGCGGCACGCGGGCTGGATCGCGCTGCACGCCGGCATGGCGGGCGGGGCCAACATCATCCTCATCCCCGAGGTGCCCTTCGACATCGAGCAGGTCTGCACCTGGGTCGAGTCGCGGTTCCGGCTCGACTACGCGCCGATCATCGTCGTGTCCGAGGGCGCGAAGCCGAAGGACCGCGACGAGTCCCTGCTCAACGAGGAGAAGGACGCGTTCGGCCACGTCCGCCTCGGCGGCATCGGCGACTGGCTGGCCCGGGAGATCGAGGCGCGCACCGGCAAGGAGGCCCGCACGACGGTGCTCGGGCACGTGCAGCGCGGCGGCACCCCCACCGCACGCGACCGCTGGCTCGCCACCCGCTTCGGCCTGCACGCGATCGACGCGGTGCACCGGGGCGACTGGGGCCAGATGACGGCGCTGCGCGGCACCGACATCACGATGGTGCCCCTGAGCGAGGCGACGAAGGAGCTCAAGGTCGTCGACCCCGCCCTGTACGCCGAGGCCGAGGTCTTCTTCGGCTGA
- a CDS encoding DUF4126 domain-containing protein has product MELVPAVLASGWASGVNAYLCVVVLGVLGRFGGIEAVPEALTRTDVLVVAAVLYLLEFVTDKIPYVDSLWDAVSTAIRPTAGAVIGLLIAGDAGSLEQAVLAASGGAAALVSHLVKGGLRLIVNTSPEPVTNIGVSLGEDVAVAGVATLVVVAPAVAFGIAAVLLVLGVILLVVLWKNVRRGYRRYRAWRERRLAVG; this is encoded by the coding sequence ATGGAGCTGGTCCCTGCGGTGCTGGCGAGCGGGTGGGCGAGCGGTGTCAACGCCTACCTGTGTGTCGTCGTGCTCGGCGTGCTGGGCCGGTTCGGCGGGATCGAGGCCGTCCCCGAGGCCCTCACCCGCACCGACGTGCTGGTCGTCGCCGCGGTGCTCTACCTGCTGGAGTTCGTCACCGACAAGATCCCCTACGTCGACTCGCTGTGGGACGCGGTCTCCACCGCGATCCGGCCGACGGCGGGCGCGGTGATCGGGCTGCTCATCGCGGGCGACGCGGGCTCGCTGGAGCAGGCCGTGCTGGCCGCGAGCGGCGGGGCGGCGGCCCTGGTCAGCCACCTCGTCAAGGGCGGGCTGCGGCTGATCGTCAACACCTCGCCCGAGCCCGTCACGAACATCGGGGTGAGCCTCGGGGAGGACGTCGCGGTGGCCGGTGTGGCGACGCTCGTCGTCGTCGCGCCGGCGGTGGCGTTCGGGATCGCCGCGGTGCTGCTGGTCCTCGGCGTGATCCTGCTCGTGGTGCTGTGGAAGAACGTGCGGCGCGGGTACCGCCGCTACCGCGCGTGGCGGGAGCGGCGGCTCGCGGTCGGCTGA
- a CDS encoding LuxR C-terminal-related transcriptional regulator yields the protein MTIDAVLEPDVAPFDRSAAVRPTASRTARLLIVDGEAIVRFGLRQLVAPDPELAVVGEAASPRDALVVADRCPPDLVILDVDLGRGDSAGVELARMLLERHRGVRILVLTGSRDREVMRRTVRLGVHGYLRKGAETVEILRAIHALLRGESVFDSRGPGTPADVVREEDRPAVRQLGGAMLTDRENQVLRLLAVGMSNREIGARLLISEATVKFHVRNLRDKLEVRRRTEIVYTATRQGIV from the coding sequence GTGACCATCGACGCCGTGCTCGAACCGGACGTGGCTCCGTTCGACCGATCCGCCGCGGTTCGCCCGACGGCATCCCGCACCGCCCGCCTGCTGATCGTCGACGGCGAGGCGATCGTCCGCTTCGGTCTCCGCCAGCTCGTGGCACCCGATCCCGAGCTGGCCGTCGTCGGCGAGGCCGCCTCGCCGCGCGACGCGCTCGTTGTCGCCGACCGATGTCCCCCCGACCTGGTGATCCTCGACGTCGACCTGGGCCGCGGCGACTCGGCGGGCGTCGAGTTGGCCCGGATGCTGCTCGAGCGCCACCGCGGTGTGCGGATCCTCGTGCTCACCGGCAGCCGCGACCGCGAGGTCATGCGCCGCACCGTGCGCCTGGGCGTGCACGGTTACCTCCGCAAGGGCGCAGAGACCGTCGAGATCCTGCGCGCGATCCACGCCCTGCTGCGCGGCGAGAGCGTCTTCGACTCCCGCGGCCCGGGCACGCCCGCCGACGTCGTGCGCGAGGAGGACCGCCCCGCCGTCCGCCAGCTCGGCGGCGCGATGCTCACCGACCGCGAGAACCAGGTGCTCCGCCTGCTCGCCGTCGGGATGTCGAACCGCGAGATCGGCGCCCGGCTGCTGATCAGCGAGGCGACCGTCAAGTTCCACGTGCGCAACCTGCGCGACAAGCTCGAGGTCCGCCGCCGCACCGAGATCGTCTACACGGCCACGCGGCAGGGCATCGTCTGA
- a CDS encoding helix-turn-helix domain-containing protein: protein MTTRGEPGTTPVHDPVEHACVLHGIYDRALSGETGGQGPRSLVSASWQRSLAAHVDPDRHTPPATFAEDDLSEVRDTHPLNDVLPLLRSTLVSIADEAMHVMLVTDADGTILWREGAARLLHIADDTGLSPGFRMSEDAIGTNAMGTTLAIDAPVQIHSAEHLVRAFHAWTCAAAPVHDPDTGAILGAIDISGPLHTVHPAMVQLVSATAQLAENQLRVRLAIADERLRVRNMPHLTSLRGQGALVTPTGRIVAGEPYGAWPERVALPQGSDRVLLDDGREMVVEPLAEGYLLRTPRTARAVRRSALSLRFMGEAGPRVVLNGKTVPVTLRPAEILTALALHPDGLTAERLALLLYGDYGNPTTVRGEILRLRGLIGADVLRTRPYRLDAAVDTDFDTVRTALRKGRATEALRACAGPLLPRSDAPEIRELRDQLEVGLRRLVLDADDVELLAELAAHPLGRDELEVHDRLGELLPADDRRRPEVLARRARLLADD from the coding sequence ATGACGACGCGCGGAGAGCCCGGCACGACGCCGGTGCACGATCCCGTCGAGCACGCCTGCGTGCTGCACGGGATCTACGACAGGGCGCTGTCCGGGGAGACCGGCGGGCAGGGCCCGAGATCGCTGGTGTCCGCGAGCTGGCAGCGCAGCCTCGCCGCGCACGTCGACCCCGACCGGCACACGCCGCCCGCCACGTTCGCCGAGGACGACCTCTCCGAGGTACGCGACACGCATCCGCTCAACGACGTGCTGCCGCTGCTGCGCAGCACGCTCGTCAGCATCGCCGACGAGGCCATGCACGTCATGCTCGTCACCGACGCCGACGGCACCATCCTCTGGCGGGAGGGCGCGGCCCGGCTGCTGCACATCGCCGACGACACCGGCCTCTCGCCGGGGTTCCGGATGTCCGAGGACGCCATCGGCACCAACGCGATGGGCACCACCCTGGCGATCGACGCGCCGGTGCAGATCCACTCCGCCGAGCACCTGGTCCGCGCGTTCCACGCGTGGACGTGCGCGGCCGCCCCGGTGCACGACCCCGACACCGGCGCGATCCTCGGCGCCATCGACATCTCCGGCCCCCTGCACACCGTGCACCCGGCGATGGTGCAGCTCGTCTCGGCCACCGCCCAGCTCGCGGAGAACCAGCTGCGCGTGCGCCTGGCCATCGCCGACGAGCGGTTGCGCGTGCGCAACATGCCGCACCTCACGAGCCTGCGCGGGCAGGGAGCGCTCGTCACCCCGACCGGTCGGATCGTCGCGGGCGAGCCGTACGGCGCGTGGCCCGAGCGCGTCGCGCTGCCCCAGGGGTCCGACCGCGTGCTGCTCGACGACGGCCGGGAGATGGTCGTCGAGCCGCTCGCCGAGGGCTACCTGCTGCGGACCCCGCGCACCGCCCGCGCCGTCCGACGCAGCGCACTGTCGCTGCGGTTCATGGGCGAGGCGGGCCCGCGCGTGGTGCTCAACGGGAAGACGGTGCCGGTCACGCTGCGGCCCGCCGAGATCCTCACCGCGCTCGCCCTGCACCCCGACGGCCTCACCGCGGAGCGCCTCGCCCTGCTGCTCTACGGCGACTACGGCAACCCCACCACCGTCCGCGGGGAGATCCTGCGGCTGCGCGGCCTGATCGGGGCCGACGTCCTGCGTACCCGCCCGTACCGCCTCGACGCCGCCGTCGACACCGACTTCGACACCGTCCGCACCGCCCTCCGCAAGGGCCGGGCCACCGAGGCCCTGCGCGCGTGCGCGGGCCCCCTGCTGCCGCGTTCGGACGCCCCGGAGATCCGGGAGCTGCGCGACCAGCTGGAGGTCGGCCTGCGTCGCCTGGTCCTCGACGCCGACGACGTGGAGCTGCTCGCCGAGCTCGCCGCGCACCCGCTGGGCCGCGACGAGCTCGAGGTGCACGACCGGCTCGGCGAGCTCCTGCCCGCCGACGACCGGCGCCGTCCCGAGGTGCTCGCGCGGCGCGCACGGTTGCTCGCCGACGACTGA
- a CDS encoding serine hydrolase domain-containing protein encodes MLDSTAAVLLARTARAQRDGRVPSLVAGVVRDGGLVWSAGRGAVEEPHRDVQYRLGSISKTVTAVTVLRLRDEGLLDLGDPLERHLPGTPLGDRTLGQLLSHLAGAGSESPGQWWERTPGTTLEGLALSDADVVLPAARRFHYSNLGFGLLGELVARVRGRSWSDVAREEVLLPLGMRRTTPRPDGRAAQGYAVHPWAEVVVPEPEHHAEVMAPAGQLWATADDLARLGAFLLGDTGDVLSPDTVEEMTLPAGIDSSAPGWSSYGLGVQVQRTGGGHGSGGTVLVGHGGSMPGFLAGLWVDREEGTGALALGNTTSGLDGGLPAALLADVRAAEPRVVDAWAPAPSPVPLELLGPWYWGPSPYVLRAVSGGLLHLGGLGRPGRSSRFRPGPDGTWIGLDGYFAGETLRLDPVALDLATFVFTRTPYDPAAPVPGGTDDWA; translated from the coding sequence GTGCTCGACTCCACCGCCGCCGTCCTGCTCGCCCGCACCGCCCGCGCCCAGCGCGACGGCCGCGTCCCGTCGCTGGTGGCGGGGGTGGTGCGGGACGGCGGGCTGGTCTGGTCGGCGGGTCGCGGTGCGGTCGAGGAACCGCACCGCGACGTGCAGTACCGGCTGGGCTCGATCAGCAAGACCGTCACCGCGGTCACGGTCCTGCGGCTGCGCGACGAGGGGCTGCTCGACCTGGGTGACCCGCTGGAGCGCCACCTGCCCGGCACGCCGCTCGGTGACCGCACGCTCGGGCAGCTGCTCAGCCACCTCGCGGGCGCCGGGTCGGAGAGCCCGGGGCAGTGGTGGGAGCGGACGCCCGGCACCACGCTGGAGGGGCTCGCCCTCTCCGACGCCGACGTCGTGCTGCCGGCCGCCCGCCGCTTCCACTACTCGAACCTCGGCTTCGGGCTGCTCGGCGAGCTCGTCGCCCGGGTGCGCGGCCGCAGCTGGTCCGACGTCGCGCGCGAGGAGGTGCTGCTCCCGCTGGGGATGCGCCGCACGACCCCGCGCCCGGACGGCCGCGCCGCCCAGGGGTACGCCGTGCACCCGTGGGCCGAGGTCGTCGTGCCCGAGCCCGAGCACCACGCCGAGGTCATGGCCCCGGCCGGGCAGCTGTGGGCGACCGCCGACGACCTCGCGCGCCTCGGCGCGTTCCTGCTCGGCGACACCGGCGACGTGCTCTCGCCCGACACCGTCGAGGAGATGACGCTCCCGGCCGGGATCGACTCCTCCGCGCCCGGCTGGTCGTCCTACGGCCTCGGAGTGCAGGTCCAGCGCACCGGCGGGGGCCACGGATCAGGCGGGACGGTGCTGGTCGGCCACGGCGGATCGATGCCGGGCTTCCTCGCGGGGCTGTGGGTCGACCGCGAGGAGGGCACCGGCGCACTCGCCCTGGGCAACACCACCTCCGGTCTCGACGGCGGGCTGCCCGCAGCCCTGCTCGCCGACGTCCGCGCGGCCGAACCCCGCGTCGTCGACGCCTGGGCGCCCGCACCGTCGCCGGTGCCGCTGGAACTGCTCGGCCCCTGGTACTGGGGCCCCTCGCCGTACGTGTTGCGCGCCGTGTCCGGCGGTCTGCTGCACCTGGGCGGGCTCGGCCGCCCTGGCCGCTCCAGCCGCTTCCGTCCCGGCCCGGACGGCACCTGGATCGGCCTTGACGGCTACTTCGCGGGCGAGACCCTGCGCCTGGACCCGGTGGCACTGGACCTGGCCACGTTCGTCTTCACCCGCACCCCGTACGACCCCGCCGCGCCGGTGCCGGGCGGCACGGACGACTGGGCCTGA
- the glmS gene encoding glutamine--fructose-6-phosphate transaminase (isomerizing), with protein MCGIVGYVGPQDAAPILVEGLGRLEYRGYDSAGLAVMTKAGLKVRKVSGRVAALAADLPARFKGAPGIGHTRWATHGGPTPENAHPHTDGSGRIAVVHNGIIENAEELRAKLTADGVEFVSQTDTECVAHLIAAAFTAGATDLEQAVRWALRQVVGAYGLAVVDAEHPDRIVVARNGSPVLLGVGEKEMFVASDVAALVGYTRQVVYLDDGELATLTAGGYRTFTLDDTSTAKSPSTIDWDVVGAEIGDHAHFLIKEIEEQPATITRALAGRLDERFSTAHLGGLNLSVREAREFRRVKILGCGSACYAGDLGAQLIEDLARLPATSEAASEFRYRNPVVEPDTLYVAVSQSGETVDTLAAVQELQRKGGRVIGIINVVGSTIARQVDGGIYLHAGAEMSVAATKSFTSTVTAFALLALHLGRIRDLSPTDGTRIINGLAALPEQIREILTLSDEIAEVAREIAPSPSMMFVGRRRGWPVAREGAQKLKEISYIHAEAYPSAELKHGPLALISPEMPTVAIVPDDDLLDKNTSTLSEIKARSGPVIALAHRQLSTELADRTIVIPRNEPELDPILLSIPLQLLAYHAAVALERDVDKPRNLAKSVTVE; from the coding sequence ATGTGCGGAATCGTCGGGTACGTCGGCCCGCAGGATGCAGCCCCGATCCTCGTGGAGGGTCTGGGCCGGCTGGAGTACCGCGGCTACGACTCCGCGGGCCTCGCGGTGATGACGAAGGCCGGGCTGAAGGTGCGCAAGGTGAGCGGCCGGGTCGCCGCCCTGGCCGCGGACCTCCCCGCCCGCTTCAAGGGCGCCCCCGGCATCGGGCACACCCGCTGGGCCACCCACGGCGGTCCGACGCCGGAGAACGCGCACCCGCACACCGACGGCAGCGGCCGGATCGCGGTGGTGCACAACGGCATCATCGAGAACGCCGAGGAGCTGCGGGCGAAGCTCACCGCCGACGGTGTGGAGTTCGTCAGCCAGACCGACACCGAGTGCGTCGCGCACCTGATCGCCGCCGCCTTCACCGCGGGCGCCACCGACCTGGAGCAGGCCGTGCGCTGGGCGCTGCGCCAGGTCGTCGGGGCGTACGGCCTCGCCGTCGTCGACGCCGAGCACCCCGACCGGATCGTCGTCGCCCGCAACGGCAGCCCGGTGCTGCTCGGCGTCGGGGAGAAGGAGATGTTCGTGGCGTCGGACGTGGCCGCGCTCGTCGGCTACACCCGCCAGGTCGTCTACCTCGACGACGGCGAGCTGGCCACCCTCACCGCGGGCGGCTACCGCACCTTCACCCTCGACGACACCTCGACGGCCAAGAGCCCGAGCACGATCGACTGGGACGTCGTCGGCGCGGAGATCGGCGACCACGCGCACTTCCTGATCAAGGAGATCGAGGAGCAGCCCGCGACGATCACCCGCGCGCTCGCCGGTCGCCTCGACGAGCGCTTCTCCACCGCGCACCTCGGCGGGCTCAACCTGAGCGTCCGCGAGGCCCGCGAGTTCCGCCGCGTCAAGATCCTCGGCTGCGGCAGCGCCTGCTACGCGGGCGACCTCGGCGCGCAGCTCATCGAGGACCTCGCGCGCCTGCCCGCCACGAGCGAGGCGGCGAGCGAGTTCCGCTACCGCAACCCGGTCGTCGAGCCCGACACGCTCTACGTCGCGGTCAGCCAGTCCGGCGAGACCGTCGACACCCTGGCCGCGGTGCAGGAGCTGCAGCGCAAGGGCGGGCGCGTCATCGGGATCATCAACGTGGTCGGGTCGACGATCGCGCGCCAGGTCGACGGCGGCATCTACCTGCACGCGGGCGCGGAGATGTCGGTGGCGGCGACCAAGTCGTTCACCTCGACGGTCACGGCGTTCGCGCTGCTCGCCCTGCACCTGGGCCGCATCCGGGACCTCTCGCCGACCGACGGCACCCGCATCATCAACGGCCTCGCGGCCCTGCCCGAGCAGATCCGCGAGATCCTCACGCTCTCCGACGAGATCGCCGAGGTGGCGCGGGAGATCGCGCCGAGCCCGAGCATGATGTTCGTCGGCCGCCGCCGCGGCTGGCCGGTGGCCCGCGAGGGCGCGCAGAAGCTCAAGGAGATCTCCTACATCCATGCCGAGGCCTACCCGTCGGCGGAGCTCAAGCACGGTCCGCTCGCGCTGATCAGCCCGGAGATGCCGACGGTCGCGATCGTCCCCGACGACGACCTGCTCGACAAGAACACCTCGACGCTCTCGGAGATCAAGGCCCGCAGCGGCCCGGTCATCGCGCTCGCGCACCGGCAGCTGTCGACGGAGCTGGCCGACCGCACCATCGTGATCCCGCGCAACGAGCCGGAGCTGGACCCGATCCTGCTCTCGATCCCGCTGCAGCTGCTGGCCTACCACGCCGCGGTGGCCCTGGAGCGCGACGTCGACAAGCCGCGCAACCTGGCCAAGAGCGTCACGGTGGAGTAG